A genomic window from Parasteatoda tepidariorum isolate YZ-2023 chromosome 10, CAS_Ptep_4.0, whole genome shotgun sequence includes:
- the LOC107447814 gene encoding uncharacterized protein: protein MGTCRYCLQSNLSRLYEARLKENRSKLMRGRCTCSTQEGAPIGALGEELPVELWLNGGSRNRRTNNGPVTSRRPLRTSDRIKNRSRLPSANQPIQTAIQTSNSNSTDEQHDCVICQDAETDTDKQRLPCGHSFHKLCVTTWLELTNSCPVCRQKLDITNGQLDFGQRIENITFRLGVVSSLLKRTQEVTSLVMENVEKQLNDLSRNLPS from the coding sequence atgGGAACTTGCAGATATTGCTTACAAAGTAACCTTTCCCGTTTATATGAGGCCAGACTCAAGGAAAACAGATCTAAGCTAATGAGGGGCAGATGTACTTGTTCCACACAAGAAGGAGCTCCAATTGGAGCTCTTGGAGAAGAGCTTCCAGTTGAGCTCTGGCTCAATGGGGGAAGTAGAAATCGAAGGACAAATAATGGTCCAGTCACCAGCAGGAGACCTCTTAGAACCAGCGATCGAATAAAAAATCGCTCTAGACTTCCAAGTGCAAATCAGCCGATTCAAACGGCAATTCAAACTTCAAACAGCAATTCAACCGATGAGCAGCATGATTGCGTGATTTGTCAAGATGCTGAAACCGACACCGATAAGCAACGATTGCCATGCGGTCATAGTTTTCACAAACTTTGTGTGACCACTTGGCTGGAACTGACTAACTCTTGCCCCGTCTGCCGACAGAAGCTTGACATTACTAATGGTCAATTGGACTTTGGTCAACGCatagaaaatattacatttcgcCTGGGAGTCGTGTCTTCACTACTAAAAAGAACACAGGAAGTGACTTCACTTGTGATggaaaatgttgaaaaacaattaaacgaTTTGTCTCGCAATCTGCCCTCATAA